A section of the Alphaproteobacteria bacterium genome encodes:
- a CDS encoding tyrosine-type recombinase/integrase yields the protein MKEANLENIRIHDFRHTHASHLVSSWLSLSIVGNLLGYTQADTTRRCAHLAGAPLRQATELFGEKVKKMSAKGF from the coding sequence TTGAAGGAAGCAAATTTAGAGAATATTCGAATTCATGATTTTCGACATACTCATGCTTCTCACTTAGTATCGAGTTGGTTAAGCTTAAGTATAGTCGGGAATCTTCTAGGATATACTCAAGCAGACACTACTCGTAGATGTGCTCACTTAGCGGGCGCACCATTAAGACAAGCAACGGAATTATTTGGCGAGAAGGTGAAAAAGATGAGTGCAAAAGGTTTTTAA